The following proteins come from a genomic window of Paenibacillus spongiae:
- a CDS encoding SDR family NAD(P)-dependent oxidoreductase codes for MQVLQGKIIFITGAASGIGAETARQLADRGAIPIITGRNEMKLKDTAASLKGAFGCYKLDVRDQDEVSNVIARAAYDFGRIDVLLNNAGYGLFEAFEDAPLEHFADMMDTNYMGIVRCTKMVLPIMRHQGGGHIVNVASMAGKLSTAKASGYAATKHAVLGLTNALRTELKPLGIAVSAVNPGPIDTPFLHAADPEGNYAKNVRSYMLKPDKVAEAIVRVIERQTPEVDLPWSAGIGIRLYSMAPRLADKVAGRFLNRK; via the coding sequence ATGCAGGTGCTGCAAGGGAAAATTATATTTATAACCGGCGCGGCTAGCGGTATCGGAGCGGAGACGGCAAGACAGCTGGCTGATCGAGGCGCGATTCCGATTATAACGGGCCGCAATGAAATGAAACTGAAAGATACGGCCGCTTCCCTGAAGGGGGCATTCGGCTGCTACAAGCTGGATGTCCGGGACCAGGATGAAGTGTCTAATGTAATCGCGCGCGCGGCTTACGACTTTGGACGGATTGACGTTCTGCTTAATAATGCGGGATATGGTCTGTTCGAAGCATTCGAGGATGCGCCGCTGGAGCATTTTGCAGACATGATGGATACGAATTATATGGGGATTGTCCGCTGTACGAAGATGGTGCTGCCCATTATGCGCCATCAAGGGGGCGGACATATCGTCAATGTCGCTTCCATGGCCGGCAAGCTCAGCACAGCCAAGGCATCGGGCTATGCGGCGACGAAGCATGCGGTGCTCGGACTGACCAATGCGCTGCGAACCGAATTAAAGCCGCTCGGCATCGCGGTTTCGGCGGTCAATCCGGGACCGATTGATACACCCTTTCTGCATGCGGCCGACCCGGAAGGAAATTATGCGAAGAACGTTCGGAGTTATATGCTGAAGCCGGATAAGGTGGCGGAAGCGATCGTCCGCGTTATCGAACGGCAGACGCCGGAGGTTGATCTTCCATGGTCGGCTGGAATCGGTATCCGGCTGTATAGTATGGCGCCGCGTCTGGCTGATAAAGTGGCAGGACGCTTCCTGAATCGCAAGTAA
- a CDS encoding ABC transporter ATP-binding protein, with product MIHCEGLVKIYKTDDIEVVALQGLNMTVEQGEMMAIIGNSGSGKSTLLNILGGLDRPSAGQAVVGPWNLLKMSKEHLIEYKRKTVGFIWQNNARNLVPYLTATQNVELPMLIMGKADRVYAKQLLAAVGLEHRMGSRLTQLSGGEQQRVAIAIALSNRPSLILADEPTGSVDSSTGEQILDIFRRLNREMGVTIVIVTHDLSVADKVDRVVAIRDGLTSTEWVKRDMDTALANLEDDEESTATAAAPGSRFGARHEEFVVIDRAGRLQIPKTYLDEMNVAGKAVLEFDGKRVIISPPEDSTDSASPIDGGRSKEPD from the coding sequence ATGATCCATTGCGAAGGTCTGGTGAAAATTTATAAAACCGACGATATTGAGGTCGTTGCGCTTCAAGGCTTGAATATGACCGTTGAACAAGGCGAGATGATGGCGATCATCGGCAACAGCGGGAGCGGCAAATCTACCCTGCTCAATATTCTTGGCGGTCTTGATCGGCCGTCTGCCGGCCAAGCGGTCGTCGGACCGTGGAATTTACTCAAGATGTCCAAGGAGCATCTGATCGAATATAAACGGAAAACCGTAGGTTTCATCTGGCAAAATAACGCCCGTAATTTAGTGCCCTACCTCACCGCGACTCAGAACGTAGAGCTGCCGATGCTCATAATGGGAAAAGCAGACCGGGTCTATGCCAAACAGCTGCTTGCCGCGGTTGGTTTGGAGCATCGGATGGGCAGCCGGCTGACGCAGCTTAGCGGCGGCGAGCAGCAGCGAGTCGCCATTGCGATCGCGCTCTCCAACCGCCCGTCTCTTATTCTCGCCGATGAGCCGACCGGATCGGTAGACAGCTCGACGGGAGAACAAATCCTGGATATCTTCCGTCGTCTTAACCGGGAGATGGGCGTGACGATCGTCATTGTTACGCATGATCTCTCCGTCGCGGACAAAGTCGACCGCGTTGTTGCGATCCGGGACGGGTTGACAAGCACGGAGTGGGTCAAGCGGGACATGGACACCGCTCTTGCGAATTTAGAGGATGATGAAGAATCAACGGCGACAGCAGCGGCTCCCGGTTCAAGATTCGGTGCGCGGCATGAAGAATTTGTCGTCATCGACCGTGCAGGCCGGCTGCAAATCCCTAAGACGTACTTGGATGAAATGAATGTCGCCGGCAAAGCCGTGCTCGAATTCGACGGGAAACGGGTCATCATAAGCCCCCCGGAGGACTCGACTGATTCGGCGAGTCCGATCGATGGCGGCCGGAGCAAGGAGCCTGACTAA
- a CDS encoding DUF3055 domain-containing protein — MQLPDYDFMSDTTEDTTTRFVTFITPGMTRFDLAVTSTHRFYGKKLVTDLQSGRTAIIGPDDLEEEGYLEYTFKLTEEEAMELGQFLTFVVGTVNFTD, encoded by the coding sequence ATGCAGCTGCCGGATTATGATTTCATGTCGGATACGACAGAAGATACGACGACCCGGTTCGTCACCTTCATTACACCGGGGATGACGCGCTTCGATCTTGCGGTTACGTCGACCCACCGGTTCTATGGCAAGAAGCTGGTTACGGATCTTCAGAGCGGACGGACCGCCATTATCGGGCCGGACGATCTCGAAGAGGAAGGTTATTTGGAATATACGTTCAAGCTTACTGAAGAAGAAGCCATGGAGCTGGGACAATTTCTGACCTTCGTTGTCGGTACGGTGAATTTTACCGATTGA
- a CDS encoding S-layer homology domain-containing protein produces MSKTFMKKAAITSMALLTLAGGASSAFADGKGKGHDDDWKHEDKKQSEKKKQNGKKDDIDIHLHFKDEKELKWALEHVIRLASKGVFNGYDDGTFKPHQKITRIETIVSAVRLMGFKEQAESAEEMATKLNFKDADQLKRKYPWAVGYVAVALEKDLFSETDSVLQAEKPATRLYAATLLVKALGLEAEAKAKMNTELSFKDADKIPAGAVGYVAVALEKGIITGYSDKTFRPNQPVTRAELAAILDRTDEEMPDHDAQAITGKLKADPANGSIVVVKSDKSEVSVALDPNVFIFRNNVKAPVSALKAGDEVLVRTYQNKVVFIEVTKTAEQAGFTTEAGKFIKFTHNSQGKIATISITKEVNGVSQPFEFNVSPDVKIEGGAISLDPGQQVELELENNIVTSIEVK; encoded by the coding sequence ATGAGTAAGACATTCATGAAAAAAGCGGCGATTACATCGATGGCGTTACTTACACTTGCAGGCGGTGCATCAAGCGCGTTTGCAGACGGAAAAGGCAAAGGGCATGATGACGATTGGAAGCATGAGGATAAGAAGCAATCCGAGAAAAAGAAGCAGAATGGCAAGAAAGACGATATCGACATCCATCTGCATTTCAAAGACGAGAAAGAGCTGAAGTGGGCTCTCGAGCACGTTATCCGTCTTGCTTCCAAAGGCGTGTTTAACGGTTATGACGACGGTACGTTCAAGCCTCATCAGAAAATAACGCGCATCGAAACGATTGTGTCGGCCGTTCGTTTGATGGGCTTCAAAGAGCAGGCGGAGTCGGCTGAGGAAATGGCCACAAAGCTGAACTTTAAAGATGCCGATCAGCTGAAGCGCAAGTATCCTTGGGCAGTAGGTTATGTCGCTGTCGCGCTTGAGAAGGATCTGTTCTCAGAGACCGATTCCGTGCTGCAAGCCGAGAAGCCGGCGACGCGCCTATATGCGGCAACGCTGCTGGTGAAAGCGCTCGGTCTTGAAGCTGAAGCGAAAGCGAAGATGAATACGGAGCTGAGCTTCAAAGATGCGGACAAGATCCCTGCGGGTGCTGTAGGCTATGTAGCGGTCGCGCTCGAGAAAGGGATTATTACCGGATACAGCGACAAGACGTTCCGTCCTAACCAACCGGTTACACGCGCCGAATTGGCAGCGATTCTGGACCGTACGGATGAGGAAATGCCGGATCATGACGCTCAGGCGATTACGGGCAAGCTGAAGGCGGATCCTGCAAACGGCTCCATCGTTGTCGTGAAATCGGACAAGTCCGAGGTTTCCGTTGCGCTTGACCCGAACGTATTCATTTTCCGCAACAATGTGAAAGCTCCGGTATCGGCGCTTAAAGCCGGCGATGAGGTGCTTGTCCGCACGTATCAGAACAAGGTCGTGTTCATCGAGGTGACCAAAACCGCTGAACAGGCCGGTTTTACGACGGAAGCAGGCAAGTTTATCAAGTTCACGCATAATTCCCAAGGAAAAATCGCGACGATCTCTATCACGAAGGAAGTTAACGGAGTCTCACAACCCTTTGAGTTCAATGTTTCCCCGGATGTGAAAATTGAAGGTGGAGCAATATCTCTGGATCCGGGCCAGCAAGTTGAGCTGGAGCTGGAGAACAATATCGTTACTTCTATTGAAGTAAAATAA
- a CDS encoding phosphodiester glycosidase family protein, producing the protein MKWKARTACLAASVLAAWLATAGLTGSCVLFDKGYAASAEAAGAAKDTAVKLAYPLASIELPLGTRIPLGNKLTLSAPVTLAYQVGNAAVAKVNAHGVLMSVNAGSTVLTVTVVSEGYSGQLKLPVNVTAYKPVKRAFLPALSDRKLTVSGKTFTVRTVTIPKGMPVTAGLAERRVGATAPLASIAAAYRADVAINGTFFEAYGGPPDPYGTVISDGMAEHIGNTGTAVGFQWDGSVLMDNIRLLVDGRTEGKTGSSGWYAYFMNRTPAPGATAATLFTPKRGERLGFAASRAVIVSKGVVTRIASGENAAIPKDGFVLVFQGKEQGQAAKFQVGSTVSYKLKMTDLAGNPVDWSQVHTAIGAGPRLVKDGKVALNAAAEGFRDAKILTGAGARSGIALRKDGSIMLATVSGATMKQWAQLMVGLGAHQAMNLDGGASSGLWFKGKTVTAPGRQLSNALLFGEQLKW; encoded by the coding sequence ATGAAGTGGAAAGCGCGAACGGCCTGCCTGGCGGCAAGCGTTTTGGCCGCATGGCTCGCAACAGCCGGATTGACAGGCTCCTGCGTTTTATTTGATAAGGGATACGCTGCCTCGGCCGAAGCAGCCGGTGCCGCTAAGGATACGGCGGTCAAGCTTGCGTATCCGTTGGCGTCGATTGAATTGCCTCTCGGAACGCGAATTCCGCTTGGGAATAAATTGACCCTGTCGGCGCCCGTCACCCTTGCCTATCAAGTCGGCAATGCGGCAGTGGCGAAAGTGAACGCGCATGGCGTCCTCATGTCGGTGAATGCCGGATCGACGGTCCTGACGGTTACGGTCGTCTCCGAAGGCTACAGCGGGCAGCTCAAGCTGCCGGTTAACGTTACGGCCTATAAACCGGTTAAGCGGGCTTTCCTGCCGGCTCTATCGGACAGGAAGCTGACGGTATCGGGGAAGACGTTCACCGTTCGAACGGTGACCATTCCGAAGGGAATGCCTGTCACGGCAGGCTTGGCTGAGCGGAGAGTCGGTGCGACTGCCCCGCTGGCCTCGATTGCTGCGGCATATCGTGCGGATGTCGCGATTAACGGGACATTCTTCGAGGCTTACGGCGGTCCGCCGGATCCCTATGGCACCGTCATTAGCGACGGAATGGCGGAACATATCGGCAATACCGGCACTGCAGTCGGGTTCCAGTGGGACGGCAGCGTTCTGATGGACAATATCCGCCTCCTGGTGGACGGAAGGACGGAAGGAAAAACGGGCAGTTCAGGCTGGTATGCCTATTTCATGAATCGGACGCCTGCTCCGGGAGCGACAGCTGCCACATTATTCACGCCGAAGCGGGGAGAACGGCTCGGATTTGCTGCAAGCAGAGCGGTTATTGTCTCCAAAGGCGTCGTCACGCGTATAGCCTCGGGTGAGAATGCCGCAATTCCGAAGGACGGCTTCGTGCTTGTCTTTCAAGGCAAGGAGCAGGGACAGGCAGCCAAGTTTCAAGTGGGATCAACCGTATCCTACAAACTGAAGATGACCGATCTGGCGGGGAATCCGGTTGATTGGAGCCAAGTGCATACCGCAATCGGGGCGGGTCCAAGGCTGGTTAAAGACGGCAAGGTTGCGTTGAACGCGGCAGCGGAGGGCTTTAGGGATGCGAAGATATTGACAGGTGCCGGCGCAAGGAGCGGCATCGCGCTTCGCAAGGACGGCTCGATCATGCTCGCGACCGTATCGGGCGCGACAATGAAACAGTGGGCGCAGCTGATGGTCGGTCTGGGCGCCCATCAAGCGATGAATCTGGATGGAGGAGCTTCATCCGGCTTATGGTTCAAAGGGAAAACGGTAACGGCGCCCGGCCGGCAGCTGAGCAATGCGCTGTTGTTCGGTGAACAGCTGAAGTGGTAG
- a CDS encoding HRDC domain-containing protein, which translates to MQVVFLNTFEKVTEGHAAQQGQQSIGEYEGVWSVVWTEVSETGSQEQSVWFEGGSWEEMLAAFRHGAAVKMGEGYSPIIDGALDERRASAGSGSTYSMMQCFGEMNSNAALFDALRDWRRSRAVADKKSAYLVATNRILWMISAYVPHTLEELEQIPGWGEAKQANYGEDLLKVTNAFEQPRPFPLDWVAEALDPKLYTQWLYKQKENKYKSQMDRHREKRQLLSAISEGKSLEQLQAELELPRRDLMERIERLDTEGYDMEPLIKLELEQMPEAEQQLVWDALATIGDKYLKPVLFNVYGEESVQGKPLDMLYDRLRLIRLRYRRARPDAV; encoded by the coding sequence ATGCAGGTTGTATTTTTGAACACATTCGAGAAAGTGACGGAGGGACATGCGGCTCAGCAAGGGCAGCAGTCTATTGGCGAGTACGAGGGGGTATGGTCTGTCGTCTGGACGGAAGTAAGCGAGACGGGAAGCCAAGAGCAATCCGTCTGGTTTGAAGGCGGCTCGTGGGAGGAGATGCTGGCCGCGTTTCGGCACGGAGCTGCAGTGAAGATGGGCGAAGGCTATTCGCCCATCATTGACGGCGCACTCGACGAACGCAGGGCGTCCGCCGGCTCAGGCAGCACGTATTCCATGATGCAATGCTTCGGCGAGATGAACTCGAATGCGGCGCTGTTCGATGCGCTTAGGGACTGGCGCAGATCCAGGGCGGTGGCCGATAAGAAGTCGGCTTATTTGGTGGCAACGAACCGTATCTTGTGGATGATTAGCGCATACGTTCCCCACACGCTGGAAGAGCTAGAGCAAATACCGGGCTGGGGCGAAGCGAAGCAGGCGAACTACGGGGAGGACTTGCTTAAGGTGACGAATGCCTTCGAGCAGCCGAGACCGTTTCCGCTTGATTGGGTCGCCGAGGCTCTCGACCCTAAGCTGTATACGCAGTGGCTGTATAAACAGAAAGAGAATAAATACAAGTCGCAGATGGACAGGCATCGAGAGAAGAGACAGCTGCTTAGCGCTATTTCGGAAGGGAAGTCGCTGGAGCAGCTGCAGGCCGAGCTCGAGCTTCCGCGCCGCGATTTGATGGAGCGGATCGAGCGGCTCGATACGGAAGGCTATGATATGGAGCCGCTCATTAAGCTTGAGCTTGAGCAGATGCCGGAAGCGGAGCAGCAGCTTGTGTGGGATGCCCTCGCAACCATCGGCGACAAGTACTTGAAGCCTGTGCTTTTTAACGTTTATGGGGAAGAATCCGTTCAAGGAAAGCCGCTTGATATGCTCTACGACCGCCTGCGTCTTATCCGTCTGCGTTACCGCCGGGCAAGACCCGATGCGGTGTAG
- a CDS encoding chemotaxis protein CheX, producing MKAEYINPFLESAKIVIEQVVQIRPSTGQLGLKDVKFVENYIWIQIGLNGQMNGDIVFGLSEEVAIKMISAMMGGFVISEIDEMGKSAISELGNMISGNASTILFNQGVRVDITPPKVLHSAQSAGFEAKRALTIPLIMDGIGELDIQVLVAS from the coding sequence ATGAAGGCCGAGTACATTAATCCATTCCTGGAATCCGCAAAAATTGTCATCGAACAAGTTGTTCAAATTCGGCCGTCTACCGGGCAGTTGGGCCTTAAAGACGTGAAGTTCGTTGAGAATTATATTTGGATTCAGATTGGCCTTAACGGCCAAATGAACGGAGACATTGTATTTGGTCTCAGCGAAGAGGTAGCGATCAAGATGATATCGGCCATGATGGGCGGCTTCGTAATTTCCGAAATCGACGAGATGGGCAAGAGCGCGATATCAGAGCTGGGCAATATGATCAGCGGCAATGCGAGCACGATCCTCTTCAATCAAGGAGTTCGGGTGGATATTACGCCGCCTAAGGTTCTTCATTCGGCCCAATCGGCGGGATTCGAAGCCAAGAGAGCCCTTACGATCCCGTTAATTATGGATGGAATCGGCGAGTTGGATATTCAAGTTCTAGTAGCATCGTAA
- a CDS encoding zinc dependent phospholipase C family protein, whose product MPNIWTHFIFGQKVLQSLGEDAFLADDSHRRLFNMGCQGPDFLFYRHFLPWQRDKTMNKLGSEMHNRHCGHVMMDLLDAVCGRSASSSAPDRAVVYTLGFLLHHILDRNMHPYVFSRSGFRKWDHQRFEVIMDTLIARKLLGIETWRTEVWREINIKAEKLPETVVDAFEQVTAVYYDDLAPAVRREDWDASIRDMIHAQRLFHDPTGIRRKLTFGQIEPLVYKRELPPLDILNEAELPWLDPVDGKQAKTDSVWTLWDAAMEDGIRTVTAVLKWLREEEQPDSSSSSEKFSQRATSLREAAALEIGNLSYETGLPCDSGAAIRYEDPIWPDRVSSQISSR is encoded by the coding sequence ATGCCAAACATATGGACCCATTTCATATTTGGTCAGAAAGTACTGCAATCGCTCGGCGAAGATGCATTCCTCGCGGATGATTCACATAGGCGTTTGTTCAATATGGGCTGTCAAGGGCCCGATTTTCTGTTCTATCGTCATTTTCTTCCCTGGCAGCGTGACAAGACCATGAACAAGCTGGGAAGCGAGATGCACAATCGCCATTGCGGGCACGTTATGATGGATTTGCTGGACGCTGTTTGCGGACGCTCCGCCTCTTCATCGGCGCCGGACCGGGCGGTCGTCTATACGCTTGGATTTCTGCTTCATCATATATTGGACCGGAATATGCACCCCTACGTGTTCAGCCGCTCCGGATTTCGCAAGTGGGATCACCAACGATTCGAAGTGATCATGGATACGCTCATTGCGCGCAAGCTGCTCGGAATCGAGACATGGAGAACGGAAGTATGGCGGGAAATCAATATAAAAGCCGAGAAGCTGCCGGAGACGGTCGTCGATGCGTTCGAGCAGGTGACCGCCGTCTACTATGACGATCTTGCACCCGCTGTCCGGCGGGAAGATTGGGATGCGTCCATCCGCGATATGATTCATGCACAGCGGCTGTTTCACGACCCGACCGGCATTCGGCGCAAGCTGACCTTTGGGCAGATCGAGCCGCTTGTCTACAAACGCGAGCTCCCTCCTCTTGATATATTGAATGAAGCCGAACTGCCTTGGCTTGACCCGGTAGACGGCAAACAAGCAAAGACGGACAGCGTATGGACGTTATGGGATGCCGCTATGGAAGACGGAATCCGTACCGTTACCGCTGTTCTGAAATGGCTCAGAGAGGAGGAGCAGCCTGACTCCTCCTCTAGTTCCGAAAAATTCTCGCAGCGGGCGACTTCACTACGGGAGGCTGCTGCCCTTGAGATCGGCAACCTCTCCTATGAGACCGGCCTGCCCTGCGATAGCGGAGCCGCCATCCGATATGAAGATCCAATCTGGCCGGATCGGGTAAGCAGCCAAATATCGAGCAGATAG
- a CDS encoding DEAD/DEAH box helicase, which produces MNETWESYGLRPELANKLYSNEIVHPTPVQAAAIPALIGGHDVSARSQTGTGKTLAYLLPALQSIDTSSPGLQVMILAPTQELAMQIMRVAEIYGEPVGVRVQQLIGGASVHRQVEKLKQRPHLIVGTPGRIHEIAASGKLKLHQIRLLIVDEADQVFSLGSTKEVETLLKGMVRDRQIAFFSATRPKPMEEVEHRWMRNPQVVEVAADQNIPSQVEHYYLVCDKRDKVDTARRLIRLLNPASALLFINETDEIANYEAKFGYEGFTVETLYGDADKQRRAATLTRFREGRCQLLLATDVAARGLDIADLPLVVHLDPAVDADHYVHRSGRTGRMGKPGTVVSIVTPQQLFIMEKFNKQLGIDLREREMFRGQLWAPEELQASRLQSRNGGREKNSSSAGKKTPNNGSSAAAYRGEGALHVDGRRSDAGVESPGNQTAASPRGRTAGTKPAPAGLSKSRPAAPAKSARQLQREKKDKGAPKWLKAKRDGQDGEQKS; this is translated from the coding sequence ATGAATGAAACTTGGGAATCTTACGGCTTACGTCCCGAATTGGCAAATAAGCTGTATTCGAATGAAATCGTTCATCCGACGCCTGTCCAGGCAGCCGCAATACCTGCGCTGATCGGCGGACATGACGTATCGGCAAGGTCGCAAACCGGCACAGGCAAGACGCTGGCTTATTTGCTGCCGGCTCTGCAGAGCATAGATACATCTAGCCCAGGACTGCAGGTGATGATTCTGGCACCAACGCAGGAGCTGGCCATGCAGATTATGCGGGTCGCCGAAATTTACGGTGAACCGGTCGGTGTCCGTGTCCAGCAGCTAATTGGAGGCGCTTCGGTCCATCGGCAGGTGGAGAAGCTGAAGCAGCGTCCGCATCTGATTGTCGGTACGCCCGGACGCATACACGAAATTGCCGCCTCCGGCAAATTAAAATTACATCAAATTCGTCTGCTTATCGTCGATGAAGCCGACCAGGTCTTTAGTCTCGGATCGACCAAGGAGGTCGAGACGCTGCTGAAAGGGATGGTCCGCGATCGGCAAATCGCGTTCTTCTCGGCAACCAGACCGAAGCCGATGGAGGAAGTGGAGCATCGTTGGATGCGGAATCCGCAAGTCGTCGAGGTTGCTGCGGACCAGAACATACCCAGCCAGGTGGAACACTACTATCTGGTCTGCGATAAGCGCGACAAAGTGGATACTGCGAGACGGCTTATTCGTCTCCTGAACCCTGCGTCTGCGCTTCTGTTCATCAACGAGACCGATGAAATCGCCAATTATGAGGCCAAGTTCGGTTATGAGGGCTTTACCGTGGAGACGTTATACGGCGATGCGGACAAGCAAAGAAGGGCAGCTACGCTGACCCGTTTCCGCGAAGGACGCTGTCAGCTGTTATTGGCAACGGATGTCGCTGCGCGCGGGTTGGATATCGCAGACTTGCCGCTTGTCGTTCATCTGGATCCGGCAGTGGATGCCGATCATTACGTACACCGGTCGGGCCGCACCGGGCGCATGGGCAAACCCGGCACAGTCGTGTCCATCGTAACGCCGCAGCAGCTGTTCATCATGGAGAAGTTCAACAAGCAGCTGGGGATCGACCTGCGCGAGAGGGAGATGTTCCGCGGACAGCTATGGGCTCCGGAGGAGCTTCAAGCCTCCCGGCTGCAATCAAGAAACGGAGGCCGTGAGAAAAATTCATCTTCGGCGGGGAAGAAAACCCCGAACAATGGGAGCTCGGCTGCCGCTTACAGAGGCGAAGGCGCTTTGCATGTCGATGGCCGCCGCAGCGATGCCGGTGTGGAAAGCCCTGGCAATCAGACGGCCGCTTCCCCTCGGGGAAGAACGGCCGGAACGAAGCCGGCGCCTGCCGGGTTGTCCAAATCCAGGCCGGCTGCACCAGCGAAGTCGGCACGCCAGCTCCAGCGGGAGAAGAAGGATAAAGGGGCGCCGAAATGGCTGAAGGCCAAGCGCGATGGACAAGACGGGGAACAGAAATCGTAG